A single Suricata suricatta isolate VVHF042 chromosome 2, meerkat_22Aug2017_6uvM2_HiC, whole genome shotgun sequence DNA region contains:
- the HABP2 gene encoding hyaluronan-binding protein 2 — protein MPHLHILLLMVLVGKTAIGLSLMSLLIDPDPDWTPDYYESSYEYYNQEENSSDTLAYQENPDWYYTEEDPCLSNPCEHDGECLVSGDTFTCSCPAPFSGHRCQNVQNKCKNQLCGRGECLITQSPPYYRCVCKHPYTGLDCSTVVPVCRPNPCQNGGICSRHKRRTKFTCTCPDQFKGKFCEIGPDDCYVGDGYSYRGKVSKTVNQHSCLYWNSHLLLHENYNMFMEDAETHGIGEHNFCRNPDGDQKPWCFIKVNNAKVKWEYCDIPACSALDITDPEGSPTEPLTKLPGFDSCGKPEMAEKKVKRIYGGFKSTAGKHPWQASLQTTLSLTVSMPQGHFCGGALIHPCWVLTAAHCTDIKTKHLKVVLGDQDLKKTEFHEQRFGVEKIFKYSHYNEKDEIPHNDIALLKLKPVDGHCALESKYVKTVCLPDSTFPSGTECHISGWGVTETGEGSRQLLDAKVKLIANTLCNSRRLYDHMIDDNMICAGNLQKPGIDSCQGDSGGPLTCEKNGTYYVYGIVSWGLECGKKPGVYTQVTKFLDWITATIQRETSF, from the exons ATTGGACCCCTGACTACTATGAGAGTAGCTACGAGTATTACAACCAAGAAGAAAACAGCAGTGATACCCTTGCCTACCAGGAGAATCCTGACTGGTACTACACAGAGGAGG ATCCCTGCCTGTCCAACCCCTGTGAACATGACGGGGAGTGCCTTGTCAGTGGGGACACCTTCACGTGCAGCTGTCCAGCCCCTTTCTCTGGACACAGGTGTCAGAATG TGCAAAACAAGTGCAAAAACCAACTGTGTGGCCGGGGCGAATGTCTCATCACCCAGAGTCCTCCCTACTACCGCTGTGTCTGCAAACACCCTTACACGGGCCTAGATTGCTCCACAG TGGTTCCTGTGTGCAGACCAAATCCCTGCCAAAATGGTGGCATCTGCTCCCGGCATAAGCGGAGAACCAAGTTCACCTGCACCTGCCCTGATCAGTTCAAGGGAAAATTTTGTGAAATAG GTCCTGATGACTGCTATGTTGGTGATGGCTACTCTTACCGAGGAAAAGTGAGTAAGACAGTCAACCAACACTCATGCCTCTACTGGAACTCCCACCTCCTCTTGCATGAGAATTACAACATGTTTATGGAAGACGCTGAGACCCATGGGATTGGGGAGCACAACTTTTGCAG aaaccCAGATGGAGATCAAAAGCCCTGGTGTTTCATTAAAGTAAACAATGCAAAGGTGAAATGGGAGTACTGTGACATCCCAGCTTGCTCAGCCCTAG ATATTACTGACCCAGAGGGAAGCCCCACAGAGCCTCTGACCAAGCTTCCAGGGTTTGACTCATGCGGGAAGCCcgagatggcagagaagaaggtcAAGAGAATCTACGGAGGCTTCAAGAGCACGGCGGGCAAGCACCCATGGCAGGCATCCCTACAGACCACATTGTCATTGACCGTCTCCATGCCCCAAGGCCACTTCTGTGGGGGAGCACTGATCCACCCCTGCTGGGTGCTAACTGCTGCCCACTGCACTGA CATAAAAACCAAACATCTAAAAGTGGTGTTAGGGGACCAAGACCTGAAGAAGACAGAATTCCATGAGCAGAGATTTGGCGTGGAGAAGATTTTCAAGTACAGCCACTATAATGAAAAAGATGAGATTCCCCACAATGATATTG CTCTGCTCAAGCTAAAGCCAGTAGATGGTCACTGTGCTCTGGAGTCCAAATATGTGAAGACCGTATGTTTGCCTGATAGCACCTTCCCCTCTGGGACTGAGTGCCACATCTCTGGTTGGGGTGTGACAGAAACAG GGGAAGGGTCCCGCCAGCTCCTGGATGCCAAGGTCAAGCTGATTGCCAATACTTTGTGCAATTCCCGCCGACTCTATGACCACATGATCGACGACAACATGATTTGTGCAGGAAACCTTCAGAAGCCCGGAATAGACTCCTGCCAG GGTGACTCGGGAGGCCCTCTGACCTGTGAGAAGAATGGCACCTACTACGTCTACGGGATAGTGAGCTGGGGCCTGGAATGTGGGAAGAAGCCAGGAGTCTACACCCAAGTTACCAAATTCCTGGATTGGATTACAGCCACCATCCAAAGGGAGACTAGCTTCTGA